From Hydractinia symbiolongicarpus strain clone_291-10 chromosome 12, HSymV2.1, whole genome shotgun sequence, one genomic window encodes:
- the LOC130621353 gene encoding uncharacterized protein LOC130621353 produces MNYLSFFFITLANREEETKDIADAVDDLIDQNEDPEMDESEMTEDEDEEDDDQENDPSVYTPYRRSGYRYSGYGNSRYGIRRGSGIVGRRVLGSRNTINVGSGIGKLGSVGIIGERRLGGRQILVGSGLAGIGLAGRGLVGGKGYGGYGLAGRGGIIGSGLVGRGLVGKRGHLGAGLRGHGLVGGRSALGVRGSIGTGKGVSVGYGSYWDESNEMTEDEDEEDEESDPSVYGSYGRSGYGYSGYGNARYGIRRGSGIVGGRVLGGLGGLAKVGIRGGNRFTVGSGIGKLGRAGIIGGQRLGGRKLLVGSGLGGIGLAGRGLVGGKGYGGYGLAGGRGIIGSGLGGRGLVGKNTLVGGGLGRHGLVRIRSGLGIRGSIANGKGISRGYGPYGDESDD; encoded by the exons atgaattatttatcatttttctttATCACATTAGCAAATAGAGAGGAAGAAACAAAAGACATTGCCGATGCAG tgGACGATTTAATCGATCAAAACGAGGATCCAGAAATGGATGAAAGCGAAATGACAGAGGATGAGGACGAAGAAGATGACGACCAAGAAAATGACCCTAGCGTATACACACCATATCGCCGCAGTGGTTACAGATATTCTGGCTACGGAAACTCTCGTTATGGAATCAGACGAGGCAGTGGAATTGTCGGAAGACGTGTCTTAGGAAGTCGTAACACAATTAATGTTGGTTCCGGTATTGGTAAATTAGGAAGTGTTGGAATCATTGGAGAACGACGATTAGGAGGACGCCAAATCCTTGTTGGATCAGGTCTTGCAGGTATAGGATTAGCTGGACGTGGTTTAGTTGGAGGTAAAGGATACGGAGGATACGGACTGGCTGGACGCGGAGGAATCATTGGATCAGGTCTTGTTGGGCGAGGTTTAGTTGGAAAAAGGGGGCATCTTGGAGCCGGCCTTAGAGGACACGGTTTAGTTGGAGGTCGATCTGCTCTTGGAGTACGCGGATCTATTGGAACTGGAAAAGGAGTTTCTGTTGGATATGGGTCATATTGGGATGAAAGCAACGAAATGACAGAAGATGAAGacgaagaagatgaagaaagtGATCCAAGCGTATACGGATCATACGGACGCAGTGGTTACGGATATTCTGGTTACGGAAACGCTCGGTATGGAATCAGACGAGGCAGTGGAATCGTCGGAGGACGTGTCTTGGGAGGTTTAGGCGGACTAGCTAAGGTTGGTATCCGAGGTGGTAACAGATTTACTGTTGGTTCCGGTATTGGTAAATTAGGAAGGGCTGGAATCATTGGAGGACAGCGATTAGGAGGACGCAAACTCCTTGTTGGATCAGGTCTTGGAGGTATAGGATTAGCCGGACGTGGTTTAGTTGGAGGTAAAGGATACGGAGGATATGGGTTAGCTGGAGGCAGAGGAATCATTGGATCAGGTCTTGGTGGGCGAGGCTTGGTTGGCAAAAATACTCTTGTTGGAGGTGGTCTTGGAAGACACGGATTAGTAAGAATCCGATCAGGTCTTGGAATACGTGGATCTATTGCAAATGGAAAAGGAATTTCTAGAGGATATGGACCATATGGAGATGAATCTGAtgattaa
- the LOC130621352 gene encoding acid-sensing ion channel 1A-like, translated as MESNVTTEKANQEIRKNRAKKLLSEFAENTTAHGFSQIPLTRSTWIKLFWLFAIIAGQIGFFFQMKPLILRYIKKPVITKVYHTTNTVLQFPVVTICNMNPIRKQKADALFNGSFNVPKATDAKNSITEPSFSESVQMYQIVTEEGINIENKRIILSNLSYELGNKMFKYGHQFKDIVESCNWIYYYDCMNSRFWKQYWHWNYGNCFAFNSGYTQDNKIIPPLTISQTNTLRILKLKFNINLEEYYSPLTEDSGIVLHVGGQHSAKSLTDTHYLSPGFSYLVSMEKYKRKRADPFKNNTCIKHYETDLGKQPNNDQRVIKKYSRQMCINVCAARATIKECNCSPYWLPSLNSSRRCGFKDKQCVYAVDHEYMTNNLTCLSECRLPCQETNYGLSISSAKFHLNENATVQKNKLTAFFSFKKPETVVMEDEEHYMIENLLSDIGGQLGLWSGISVLTLVEVIFFFAYSVRTLSKRK; from the coding sequence ATGGAAAGTAACGTAACAACAGAGAAGGCAAATCAAGAAATCCGTAAGAATCGTGCAAAGAAATTATTATCGGAATTCGCCGAGAACACTACAGCTCATGGATTCTCCCAGATACCATTAACAAGAAGTACCTGGATAAAGTTATTTTGGTTGTTTGCAATCATTGCTGGCCAAATTggttttttctttcaaatgaaACCTTTAATATTGCGATACATAAAGAAGCCTGTCATCACAAAAGTGTACCATACTACTAATACTGTACTGCAGTTTCCCGTCGTTACCATTTGCAATATGAATCCTATCAGAAAACAAAAAGCTGATGCATTATTTAATGGCAGCTTTAATGTACCTAAGGCAACTGATGCAAAAAACAGTATTACTGAGCCATCATTCTCCGAAAGTGTGCAAATGTATCAAATCGTAACAGAAGAAGGAATAAATATCGAAAACAAACGTATAATACTTTCCAATTTAAGTTACGAATTAGGAAACAAAATGTTTAAGTACGGGCATCAGTTTAAGGACATAGTTGAAAGTTGCAATTGGATATATTATTACGACTGCATGAACTCAAGATTCTGGAAACAATATTGGCATTGGAACTATGGTAATTGTTTTGCCTTTAACAGTGGTTATACTCAAGATAATAAAATTATTCCTCCGTTGACTATTTCCCAAACAAATACTCTTCGCATTTTGAAATTAAAGTTTAATATAAATCTAGAGGAATATTATTCACCTCTGACAGAAGATTCTGGTATAGTACTACATGTTGGTGGCCAACATAGCGCAAAAAGTTTAACTGACACCCATTACCTATCTCCCGGCTTCTCGTATTTGGTTTCTATGGAAAAATATAAACGGAAAAGGGCTGACCCATTCAAAAATAACACTTGCATAAAACACTATGAAACTGATTTGGGGAAACAGCCAAACAATGATCAAAGAGTGATCAAGAAATACTCCAGACAAATGTGCATTAATGTTTGCGCTGCTCGAGCTACAATAAAGGAATGTAACTGCTCGCCATATTGGCTGCCTTCCTTGAACAGCAGCAGGCGGTGTGGTTTCAAGGATAAACAATGTGTTTATGCTGTAGACCATGAGTATATGACCAACAACTTGACATGTCTCAGTGAATGCCGGTTACCTTGTCAGGAAACGAATTATGGCTTAAGCATATCATCGGCCAAGTTTCATTTGAATGAGAATGCAACGGTGCAAAAAAATAAGTTGacagcttttttttctttcaaaaagcCTGAAACAGTTGTTATGGAAGATGAAGAACACTACATGATTGAGAATTTATTAAGCGACATTGGTGGACAACTTGGGTTATGGTCTGGCATTTCAGTATTGACTTTAGTTGAGgtaatatttttctttgcatacagTGTGCGCACTTTGAGTAAGAGAAAGTAA